GGCCGGGCGCCACGGTCTCGCGCTCGGCACCGATGTCGTACACGGACACCACCAGACCGCGGCCGTCGATCTCGACCCGCAGCAGGCCGTTGTCCAGTACGTGGCCGCCGGCCTCGCGCGGTGCGAGCTGTCCGCCGCTGCCCACGGTGGCGGCGGCGGCGCCACCGGCCGGGACGCCGCCGCGGGTGTGCGGTGCGGAGTTGAAGAGGAGCGTCCCTCCCGCCGCGGTGTCGCCGGCCAGGGCACGCTGCGCCGCGTCCACGATGCCGTTCAGTTCCTCGGCGACGGCCGCGTAGGTCTTCTCGGCCTCGCGGTGCACCCAGGCGATCGAGGAGCCGGGCAGGATGTCGTGGAACTGGTGCAGCAGGACCGTCTTCCAGATCCGGTCCAACTGCCCGTACGGGTAAGGGAACCCGGTCCGCACGGCGGCGGTGGCGGCCCACATCTCGGCCTCGCGCAGCAGGTGCTCGCTGCGGCGGTTGCCCCGCTTGGTCCTCGCCTGGCTGGTGAGGGTGGCGCGGTGCAGCTCCAGGTAGAGCTCGCCGACCCACACCGGGGCGTTCTGGTACTCCGCCTCCGCCTTGGTGAAGAAGTCGGTGGGGGTCTCCCAGGTCACGGTGGCCGACCCTTCGAGGCTGCGCATCCTGGCCGCCTTCGCGACCATCTCGCGCGTGGTGCCGCCGCCTCCGTCGCCCCAGCCGGTCGGCGCGAGGGAGTGCTGGGCGACGCCCTTGTCCTTGAAGTTCTTCGCCGCGTGGGCGATCTCGCTGCCCTTCATCGAGCAGTTGTAGGTGTCGACGGGCGGGAAGTGGGTGAAGATCCGGGTGCCGTCGATGCCTTCCCACTGGAAGGTGTGGTGGGGGAACTTGTTGGTCTGGCTCCACGAGATCTTCTGCGTGAGCAGCCACTTGGAGCCCGCCGCCTTGATGATCTGCGGCAGACCTGCGGCGAATCCGAACGTGTCGGGCAGCCACGCCTCGTCGTTCTCGATGCCGAACTCGTCGAGGAAGAACCGCTTTCCGTGCACGAACTGGCGGGCCATCGCCTCGGAGCCCGGCATGTTCGTGTCGGACTCGACCCACATGCCGCCGGACGGCACGAACCGCCCGTCCGCCACGGCCTTCTTGACCTTGGCGTAGACCTCGGGACGGTGTTCCTTGATCCAGGCGAACTGCTGGGCCTGGGACATCGCGAAGACGAAGTCGGGCTCGTCCTCCAGGAGAGCGGTCATGTTGGACGTCGTACGGGCGACCTTGCGGACCGTCTCGCGCAGCGGCCACAGCCAGGCGGAGTCGATATGTGCGTGGCCGACGGCGCTGATGCGGTGTGCGGACGGCTCGGCGGGGGTGGCGAGGACGTCGGCGAGCTCGGCGCGGGCGGCGGCCGCGGTGCCGTTCACGTCCTGCAGATCGACCGCGTCGAGGGCGCGGCCGATCGCTCGCAGGAGGTCCCAGCGGCGGGCGGCGTCGACGGGAAGTTCCTGCATCAGCTCGCCCAGCACCTCCAGGTCCTGGACGAGGTTCCACACGTTCTCGTCGAAGACGGCGAGATCCATCCGGGCGAGGGTGTACTGCGGTTCGCTGCCCGCGGTCTCCTTGTCGCCGAGCTGCGTCGGCAGGAAGGGGTGGTAGTCGAGTATGACCGGGTTGGAGGCGGCCTCGATGTGCAGCAGCACCTCCTCGCCGCCCGCGACGGGGGCGGCGATGCGCACCCACTGATTGCGCGGGTTGAGGCCCTTCACCGGGGTGCCGTCGGGCCGGTAGACAAGGCCCTCGCACTGGAAGCCCGGCATGTTCTCGTCGAAGCCGAGGTCGAGGAGTGCCTCGACGGTGCGGCCCGCCCATGCCTGCGGGACGGTTCCGGAGACCCGGAACCAGCTGGTGCCCCAGGGCGCGCCCCACCGGTCGCCCACCGCGATCGGTGCGGTCGGGCCGGCGAGGCCCTCGGCAACGGGTACGGGCTCGCCCGGCGCAGTCCAGACGGCGACGTCCAACGGTATGGATTGCGGGTATACGGCCGGCCGGATGCGCTCGTCGAGAACGCGCTTGAGACGGGCTTCGACCAGGGTGCGGTCGTCATGCATGAGGGTGACTCCGTGGTGGGTTGGGGTGCGGGTCCGGTTGCGTGGCAGGGGTGCGTCAGCGGACCTGGTCCGGGACGAGGACGTCGGTGATGCCGCGCGCGGCCAGGTGCTCCTTGTTCCCGGCCTGGCTCGCGAGGACGGCGGTGGGCCGGACCCCGTCCGCGGTGAGCCGGGCGAACGCCTCGAAGAACGCTCCGCCGGGGGCACATGTGGAGCGCCGGGGCGCGGTGTCGTCGTCTCCGGTGTCGACGACGAGTGCGGTGGTGCGGGGCGCCGGGCGGTACTCCGTGTCCCGCCGGTCCGCCACGATCCCGGCAATGGCCTTCCCGGCCGGTTTGACCTGCCGGTCGTTGGTCAACAGGCCCAGGCTGTATTCGAGTTCGGGGAAGTCTGCCAGCGACCGGGACACGTCGTGGGAGCACCACCAGGTGACGCCCCACACGTCCTCGCAGTCCAGTGCGTTCGCCACGGTCGCCTCGGTGAACGCGGCGGCGTGCTCGGCGGGGATGAGTGGCGAGGGGGCACCGACCTCCTGCAGCCAGACGGGCCGGTGCGGGTCGGTGGCCCACGCCTTGGACAGTTCGATCAGATACGCGGCGTGGTGCTCGGTGGCGGTTCCGGTGCGGCCGTGCCGTTGGGCGGTGCCGTTGAAGACCCAGGAGTGCACGGCGGTGACCACGCCGATCCGGGCCGCGTGGGCGGGCGTGAACGCGTGGTCGTCCTGGTACCAGGCGGCGTCGTACTCGGCGTGCAGATGCAACTTGCCCGGCGCCCCCTCCTCGCAGGCGGCGAGCAGGGTACGCAGCCAACTTCCCGCCTGTACGGGGGTGATGGGATCCGGGTCGGGGTGCGGAGGACCTGAGAACTGGTTGATCTCGTTACCCAGGGTCATTCCGATGAAGTTCGGTCGGTCGGCGAGGGCCGCGGCGAGCGTACGCAGGTATTCGGCCTGGCCCGCCACCACGTCCGGGTCGGTGAAGATGTTGCGCCGGTGCCAGGTCTGCGTCCACGCGGGCAGGAAGTCGAAGCTCGACAGGTGTCCCTGCAGTCCGTCCACATTGACGTCGAGGCCGCGCTCGGCCGCTGCGTCGGCGAGCTGGACGAGCTGCTCGACGGCGCGCGGCCGGATCAGGGTGCGGTTGGGCTGGAAGAGCGGCCAGAGCGGGAAGACCCGGATGTGGTCGAGGCCGAGGCCGGCGATCGAGTCCAGGTCGGCGCGCACGGCGTCGAGGTCGAAGTCCAGCCAGTGGTGGAACCAGCCCTGGCTGGGTGTGTAGTTGACGCCGAAGCGCAGCGGGGAGTGAGGCATACGGTACGGGTGTCCTGGTTCTGTGGTGCGAAGGGGCGGAGGGAGGCGGGGGCGGTCAGCCCTTGACGGCGCCCTCCCCGACACCCCGGAAGAAGAAACGCTGCAGGCAGGCGAAGAGCACGATGAGCGGGAGCACGGCGATGATCGTGCCCGCGGCGACGAGCCGTTCGTCGTTCGCGAACGTGCCGTGCAGATAGTTCAGCCCGATGGTCAGGGTGAAGTTCGCCGGGTCGCTCAGCACGATCAGCGGCCACAGGAAGTCGTCCCAGGCCCCCATGAAGGCGAAGATCGCGACGACGGCGAGGGTGCCTCTGACCGAGGGAAGGGCGATCCAGAAGAACCGCTGCCAGACATTGGCGCCGTCGACGAACGCAGCCTCCTCCACCTCGTGCGGAAGGTTGAGGAACGCGTTGCGCATCAGCAGGACGTTCATCGCGGCGACGGATCCCGGCAGCAGCACACCGATCAGGGTGTTGTTCAGACCGAGCTCACGCATGGTGGTGAACTGGGCGATGATGATGCCCTCGACGGGTACGAGCATGGCGAGGATGAACGCCAGCGTCGCGGCCCTGCGCCCCCGGTACCGCATCCTGGCCAGCGCGTAGCCGGCCAGCGCGGAGCCGACGCAGTTGGTGACCACATTGGCGGTCGCCACCTTGACGGAGTTCAGCGCGTAGTCCCAGGCCGGGATGGTCTCGGCGACCCGCGTGTAGTTGTCCAGGGTGGGGTGGCCGGGGAAGAACTTCGGCGGGGAGCTGAAGATGTCCTCTCCGGGCCCCTTGAGGGAGGTCGAGAGCTGCCACAGGAACGGTCCGACGGTCAGCGCGAGTACGGCGAGCAGCAGGACGTAGCGCAGCAGGAGCTGCCATATCGGGATGCGGCGGCCGTCGCCGTCGGTGAGGGTCAGGATGCTCATGTGTCCTCCTTGCGGTCGGCGCGGAGCACCAGGAGCATCAGAGCGACCGTCACGACGAAGATGACGACGGAGATCGCGGAGGCATAGCCGACCCGCCCGGTCAGCCCGGTGCCGACGCGCTGGACGAGCATCACCAGGGTGGTGTCCTCACCGGCCGGGCCGCCGGAGGGACCGGCCATCAGATAGACCTCGGAGAACGCCTTGAAGGCGGCGACCGACGCCAGCGCCCCGACGAGGACCATGGTGGAGCGGACGGCGGGAACGGTCACGGTGAAGAACCGGCGGACGGCGCCGGCGCCGTCCACGGAGGCCGCCTCGTGGAGTTCCCTGGGGACGTTGGCCAGCGCGGCCAGATAGATGATCATGTAGTAGCCGAGGCCCTTCCAGACCGTGACCGTCATCGCGCTGAGCAGCAGCAGCCACTGGTCGCTCAGGAAGCCGACCCGGCCGATCCCCACCGCCTCCAGTACCGCGTTGACCAGCCCCCGGTCGTCGAGCATCCACACCCAGATCAGCCCCACGACGACGATGGAGGCGACGACGGGGGTGTAGAAGGCGGAGCGGAAGAACGTGATGCCGGGGATGTTCCGCTGGACGAGCATCGCCAGGAGCAGCGGCAGGAGAACGAGGGCGGGCACGACTCCGACCACGTACAGCGTGCTGTTCCGCAGCCCGATCCAGAACATCTCGTCGTGGATCAGCTCCTGGAAGTTCGCCAGGCCGACGAACTTCCCGGGCATCAGCGTCCGGCGGTCCGTGAAGGCGTTG
This sequence is a window from Streptomyces sp. NBC_01217. Protein-coding genes within it:
- a CDS encoding alpha-mannosidase; this translates as MHDDRTLVEARLKRVLDERIRPAVYPQSIPLDVAVWTAPGEPVPVAEGLAGPTAPIAVGDRWGAPWGTSWFRVSGTVPQAWAGRTVEALLDLGFDENMPGFQCEGLVYRPDGTPVKGLNPRNQWVRIAAPVAGGEEVLLHIEAASNPVILDYHPFLPTQLGDKETAGSEPQYTLARMDLAVFDENVWNLVQDLEVLGELMQELPVDAARRWDLLRAIGRALDAVDLQDVNGTAAAARAELADVLATPAEPSAHRISAVGHAHIDSAWLWPLRETVRKVARTTSNMTALLEDEPDFVFAMSQAQQFAWIKEHRPEVYAKVKKAVADGRFVPSGGMWVESDTNMPGSEAMARQFVHGKRFFLDEFGIENDEAWLPDTFGFAAGLPQIIKAAGSKWLLTQKISWSQTNKFPHHTFQWEGIDGTRIFTHFPPVDTYNCSMKGSEIAHAAKNFKDKGVAQHSLAPTGWGDGGGGTTREMVAKAARMRSLEGSATVTWETPTDFFTKAEAEYQNAPVWVGELYLELHRATLTSQARTKRGNRRSEHLLREAEMWAATAAVRTGFPYPYGQLDRIWKTVLLHQFHDILPGSSIAWVHREAEKTYAAVAEELNGIVDAAQRALAGDTAAGGTLLFNSAPHTRGGVPAGGAAAATVGSGGQLAPREAGGHVLDNGLLRVEIDGRGLVVSVYDIGAERETVAPGRAANLLQIHPDFPNMWDAWDVDAFYRNSVTDLTDLDELTPVEDDGSVGVRIVRSFGDSKVTQLLTLAPGAKRLDIDTEVDWHETEKFLKAAFPLDIHAERYASETQFGHFYRATHTNTSWEAAKFEACNHRFVHVEEPGWGVALVNDSTYGHDVTRTVRDSDAGTTTTVRVSLLRAPRFPDPETDQGVHRFRHALVPGATIGDAVREGFRINLPERRVAGDREVAPLVTVDNDAVVVSAVKLADDASGDVVVRLYESTGGRARVRLGVGSELGDLVATDLLERPLTGATVPERAGDGVQLTLRPFELITLRFGRS
- a CDS encoding carbohydrate ABC transporter permease, producing MSILTLTDGDGRRIPIWQLLLRYVLLLAVLALTVGPFLWQLSTSLKGPGEDIFSSPPKFFPGHPTLDNYTRVAETIPAWDYALNSVKVATANVVTNCVGSALAGYALARMRYRGRRAATLAFILAMLVPVEGIIIAQFTTMRELGLNNTLIGVLLPGSVAAMNVLLMRNAFLNLPHEVEEAAFVDGANVWQRFFWIALPSVRGTLAVVAIFAFMGAWDDFLWPLIVLSDPANFTLTIGLNYLHGTFANDERLVAAGTIIAVLPLIVLFACLQRFFFRGVGEGAVKG
- a CDS encoding carbohydrate ABC transporter permease; the protein is MRRHLPFSPWLFAAPGLLVVGTFSLFPFFSTLVNAFTDRRTLMPGKFVGLANFQELIHDEMFWIGLRNSTLYVVGVVPALVLLPLLLAMLVQRNIPGITFFRSAFYTPVVASIVVVGLIWVWMLDDRGLVNAVLEAVGIGRVGFLSDQWLLLLSAMTVTVWKGLGYYMIIYLAALANVPRELHEAASVDGAGAVRRFFTVTVPAVRSTMVLVGALASVAAFKAFSEVYLMAGPSGGPAGEDTTLVMLVQRVGTGLTGRVGYASAISVVIFVVTVALMLLVLRADRKEDT
- a CDS encoding glycoside hydrolase 5 family protein, whose protein sequence is MPHSPLRFGVNYTPSQGWFHHWLDFDLDAVRADLDSIAGLGLDHIRVFPLWPLFQPNRTLIRPRAVEQLVQLADAAAERGLDVNVDGLQGHLSSFDFLPAWTQTWHRRNIFTDPDVVAGQAEYLRTLAAALADRPNFIGMTLGNEINQFSGPPHPDPDPITPVQAGSWLRTLLAACEEGAPGKLHLHAEYDAAWYQDDHAFTPAHAARIGVVTAVHSWVFNGTAQRHGRTGTATEHHAAYLIELSKAWATDPHRPVWLQEVGAPSPLIPAEHAAAFTEATVANALDCEDVWGVTWWCSHDVSRSLADFPELEYSLGLLTNDRQVKPAGKAIAGIVADRRDTEYRPAPRTTALVVDTGDDDTAPRRSTCAPGGAFFEAFARLTADGVRPTAVLASQAGNKEHLAARGITDVLVPDQVR